Proteins co-encoded in one Caloenas nicobarica isolate bCalNic1 chromosome 19, bCalNic1.hap1, whole genome shotgun sequence genomic window:
- the SH2D3C gene encoding SH2 domain-containing protein 3C isoform X2 encodes MTAVGRRFPTLGQGSHHDGLESGSEYVKFSKEKYILDSSPEKLHKELEEELKLSSTDLRSHAWYHGRIPREVSESLVQRNGDFLIRDSLTSLGDYVLTCRWRNEPLHFKINKATVKSSEGHTRVQYLFEQESFDNVPALVRFYVGNRKAISEQSGAIVYCPINRTFPLRYLEASYGLANGKHGGPHSPTTQKGGHIKRRSITMTDGLTADKITRAEGCPTSVSLPHHRDIIRNCAVSVDQIQDLHSPMSPISENPVSPAYSTVTRLKPHACQATGIAPASPVIRRSSEPQLCPGNNSKPLPDPAHSTHSTPCHGYARASPSPSVNSYSDPDTGHYCQLHPTSPISRDRPAHDTKVLPTKSYVERLKVEEGQRGTVENGSGEAEAGQRLKGELDFMGFVPPTMETTSSFNPAAFQSLLIPLENKPLEMAVLKKVKELLAEVDVKTLAKHITKVDCLVARILGVTAEIQRLMGVSSGMELLTLPHGHQLRLDLLERFHTMSIMIAVDILGCTGSTEERAALLHKTIQLAAELKSTMGNMFSFAAVMNALEMTQITRLEQTWMVLRQRHTEGAILYEKKLKPFLKSLNEGKEGPPLTNTTFPHVIPLVTLLERAEALTDSPEPWETTDSGVEVVMAHLEAARMVAHHGGLYHTNAEVKLQGFQGRAELLEVFSTEFQLRLLWGSRGAESSQAERYEKFDKVLTALSHKLEPAVRFSEL; translated from the exons ATGACAGCGGTGGGCAGGCGGTTTCCCACCCTGGGACAGGGCAG cCACCACGATGGCCTGGAGTCTGGCAGCGAATACGTGAAG TTCTCCAAGGAGAAATACATCCTCGACTCGTCACCAGAGAAGCTTCACAaggagctggaagaggagcTGAAGCTGAGCAGCACCGACCTGCGCAGCCACGCATGGTACCACGGCCGCATCCCCCGGGAG GTGTCGGAGAGCCTCGTGCAGCGGAACGGCGACTTCCTCATCCGCGACTCGCTCACCAGCCTGGGCGACTATGTGCTGACGTGCCGCTGGCGCAATGAGCCCCTCCACTTCAAGATCAACAAGGCGACAGTCAAGTCCAGCGAGGGCCATACCCGCGTCCAGTACCTCTTCGAGCAGGAGAGCTTTGACAACGTGCCTGCCCTCGTCCGCTTCTACGTGGGCAACCGCAAGGCCATCTCCGAGCAGAGCGGAGCCATCGTCTACTGCCCCATCAACCGCACCTTCCCCCTGCGCTACCTGGAAGCCAGCTACGGGCTGGCCAACGGCAAGCATGGgggaccccacagccccaccacccAGAAAGGGGGACACATCAAGAGGAGGAGCATCACCATGACAGATGGCCTGACAGCAGACAAGATCACCAGGGCTGAGGGATGCCCGACCAG tgTGTCCCTGCCCCACCACAGGGACATCATTCGCAACTGTGCTGTCAGCGTGGACCAGATCCAAGACCTGCACTCCCCGATGTCCCCCATCTCTGAGAACCCAGTGTCACCTGCCTACAGCACAG tTACTCGGCTAAAGCCACACGCCTGCCAAGCAACTGGGATTGCCCCGGCCTCTCCAGTCATAAGAAGGTCCAGTGAGCCCCAACTGTGCCCAGGGAACAACAGCAAACCCCTGCCAGACCCTGCCCACAGCACCCACTCGACTCCCTGCCACGGGTACGCCCGTGCCTCCCCGTCTCCCTCCGTGAACAGCTACAGCGACCCGGACACGGGGCATTACTGCCAGCTCCACCCCACCTCGCCCATCAGCAGAGACCGGCCAGCTCATGACACCAAGGTGCTGCCAACAAAGAGCTACGTGGAGAGGCTAAAGGtggaggaaggacagagagggACTGTGGAGAACGGCTCTGGGGAAGCGGAGGCAGGGCAGAGGCTGAAAGGAGAGCTGGACTTCATGGGCTTTGTGCCCCCCACCATGGAGACAACCTCCTCCTTCAACCCTGCGGCCTTCCAGTCCCTGCTCATCCCACTGGAGAACAAACCCCTGGAGATGGCCGTGCTCAAGAAGGTCAAAGAGCTGCTAGCAGAGGTCGACGTGAAGACGCTGGCCAAACACATCACCAAAGTGGACTGCCTG GTCGCCCGGATATTGGGTGTGACAGCGGAGATACAGCGGCTCATGGGGGTGAGCTCTGGCATGGAGCTGCTCACTCTGCCCCACGGCCACCAGCTCcgcctggacctgctggaacG GTTTCACACCATGTCCATCATGATCGCCGTGGACATCCTGGGCTGCACGGGCAGCACGGAGGAGCGGGCGGCCCTGCTCCACAAAACCATCCAGCTGGCCGCCGAGCTGAAGAGCACCATGGGGAACATGTTCAGTTTTGCAGCCGTGATGAACGCCCTGGAAATGACACAG ATCACCCGGCTGGAGCAGACCTGGATGGTGCTGCGGCAGCGGCACACAGAGGGTGCGATCCTCTACGAGAAGAAGCTCAAACCATTCCTGAAGAGCCTGAACGAAGGGAAAG AAGGGCCGCCGCTGACCAACACCACCTTTCCCCACGTCATACCCCTCGTGACTCTCCTGGAGCGGGCTGAGGCTCTGACGGACAGCCCTGAGCCCTGGGAGACCACCGACAGCGGCGTGGAGGTGGTCATGGCCCACCTTGAGGCAGCGCGGATGGTGGCCCACCATGGTGGGCTCTACCACACCAATGCCGAGGTGAAGTTACAGG GTTTCCAGGGCAGAGCGGAGCTGCTGGAGGTCTTCAGCACCGAGTTCCAGCTGCGGCTGCTCTGGGGGAGCCgtggggctgagagcagccagGCCGAACGCTACGAGAAGTTTGACAAGGTCCTCACCGCCCTGTCCCACAAGCTGGAGCCCGCGGTGCGCTTCAGCGAACTGTAA
- the SH2D3C gene encoding SH2 domain-containing protein 3C isoform X1, with amino-acid sequence MAEGQKRGGFKKFKFFKFKGFGSLSSIPRAFTLRRVSVAPSSPQSLGSGLPPPHGFLEEPFDGTQDDLNTMPKSPGPYARSSDMYSHMGTMPRLNLGKAGKSLGKAKTTQTCQEKDITSDKTPRTAPLPDPESPVLFGSPEPGMEPSSAAGKAEQEEEKAQPMDTPGAVMAMMDQEPVGNVSCSGTGAPSSSLAPSPSQTPSPNTAVGSETTDGDLPEKGQEHPGKNSSDSHHDGLESGSEYVKFSKEKYILDSSPEKLHKELEEELKLSSTDLRSHAWYHGRIPREVSESLVQRNGDFLIRDSLTSLGDYVLTCRWRNEPLHFKINKATVKSSEGHTRVQYLFEQESFDNVPALVRFYVGNRKAISEQSGAIVYCPINRTFPLRYLEASYGLANGKHGGPHSPTTQKGGHIKRRSITMTDGLTADKITRAEGCPTSVSLPHHRDIIRNCAVSVDQIQDLHSPMSPISENPVSPAYSTVTRLKPHACQATGIAPASPVIRRSSEPQLCPGNNSKPLPDPAHSTHSTPCHGYARASPSPSVNSYSDPDTGHYCQLHPTSPISRDRPAHDTKVLPTKSYVERLKVEEGQRGTVENGSGEAEAGQRLKGELDFMGFVPPTMETTSSFNPAAFQSLLIPLENKPLEMAVLKKVKELLAEVDVKTLAKHITKVDCLVARILGVTAEIQRLMGVSSGMELLTLPHGHQLRLDLLERFHTMSIMIAVDILGCTGSTEERAALLHKTIQLAAELKSTMGNMFSFAAVMNALEMTQITRLEQTWMVLRQRHTEGAILYEKKLKPFLKSLNEGKEGPPLTNTTFPHVIPLVTLLERAEALTDSPEPWETTDSGVEVVMAHLEAARMVAHHGGLYHTNAEVKLQGFQGRAELLEVFSTEFQLRLLWGSRGAESSQAERYEKFDKVLTALSHKLEPAVRFSEL; translated from the exons ATGGCCGAGGGCCAGAAACGAGGGGGCTTCAAGAAGTTCA AGTTTTTCAAGTTCAAAGGCTTTGGGAGCCTGAGCAGCATCCCCCGTGCCTTCACCCTCCGGCGTGTGTCCGTagcccccagctctccccagagCCTGGGGTCGGGTCTCCCTCCTCCTCATGGCTTCTTGGAGGAGCCCTTTGATGGCACCCAGGATGATCTCAACACCATGCCCAAGAGCCCCGGCCCCTACGCCCGCTCGTCGGACATGTACAGCCACATGGGCACCATGCCCAGGCTGAACCTGGGCAAAGCAGGGAAAAGCCTGGGCAAAGCCAAGACTACCCAGACCTGCCAGGAAAAagacatcaccagtgacaaaACCCCTCGGACAGCCCCACTCCCAGACCCCGAGTCCCCCGTGTTGTTTGGCAGCCCTGAGCCAGGCATGGAGCCATcctcagcagctgggaaagcagagcaggaggaagaaaaggctcAGCCCATGGACACCCCCGGAGCAGTGATGGCCATGATGGACCAGGAACCTGTGGGGAACGTCTCCTGCTCTGGGACAGGGGCACCAAGTTCCAGCCTGGCCCCAAGCCCCAGCCAAACCCCAAGCCCCAACACAGCAGTGGGATCAGAGACCACTGACGGGGATCTGCCAGAAAAGGGGCAAGAGCATCCTGGCAAGAACTCCTCGGACAG cCACCACGATGGCCTGGAGTCTGGCAGCGAATACGTGAAG TTCTCCAAGGAGAAATACATCCTCGACTCGTCACCAGAGAAGCTTCACAaggagctggaagaggagcTGAAGCTGAGCAGCACCGACCTGCGCAGCCACGCATGGTACCACGGCCGCATCCCCCGGGAG GTGTCGGAGAGCCTCGTGCAGCGGAACGGCGACTTCCTCATCCGCGACTCGCTCACCAGCCTGGGCGACTATGTGCTGACGTGCCGCTGGCGCAATGAGCCCCTCCACTTCAAGATCAACAAGGCGACAGTCAAGTCCAGCGAGGGCCATACCCGCGTCCAGTACCTCTTCGAGCAGGAGAGCTTTGACAACGTGCCTGCCCTCGTCCGCTTCTACGTGGGCAACCGCAAGGCCATCTCCGAGCAGAGCGGAGCCATCGTCTACTGCCCCATCAACCGCACCTTCCCCCTGCGCTACCTGGAAGCCAGCTACGGGCTGGCCAACGGCAAGCATGGgggaccccacagccccaccacccAGAAAGGGGGACACATCAAGAGGAGGAGCATCACCATGACAGATGGCCTGACAGCAGACAAGATCACCAGGGCTGAGGGATGCCCGACCAG tgTGTCCCTGCCCCACCACAGGGACATCATTCGCAACTGTGCTGTCAGCGTGGACCAGATCCAAGACCTGCACTCCCCGATGTCCCCCATCTCTGAGAACCCAGTGTCACCTGCCTACAGCACAG tTACTCGGCTAAAGCCACACGCCTGCCAAGCAACTGGGATTGCCCCGGCCTCTCCAGTCATAAGAAGGTCCAGTGAGCCCCAACTGTGCCCAGGGAACAACAGCAAACCCCTGCCAGACCCTGCCCACAGCACCCACTCGACTCCCTGCCACGGGTACGCCCGTGCCTCCCCGTCTCCCTCCGTGAACAGCTACAGCGACCCGGACACGGGGCATTACTGCCAGCTCCACCCCACCTCGCCCATCAGCAGAGACCGGCCAGCTCATGACACCAAGGTGCTGCCAACAAAGAGCTACGTGGAGAGGCTAAAGGtggaggaaggacagagagggACTGTGGAGAACGGCTCTGGGGAAGCGGAGGCAGGGCAGAGGCTGAAAGGAGAGCTGGACTTCATGGGCTTTGTGCCCCCCACCATGGAGACAACCTCCTCCTTCAACCCTGCGGCCTTCCAGTCCCTGCTCATCCCACTGGAGAACAAACCCCTGGAGATGGCCGTGCTCAAGAAGGTCAAAGAGCTGCTAGCAGAGGTCGACGTGAAGACGCTGGCCAAACACATCACCAAAGTGGACTGCCTG GTCGCCCGGATATTGGGTGTGACAGCGGAGATACAGCGGCTCATGGGGGTGAGCTCTGGCATGGAGCTGCTCACTCTGCCCCACGGCCACCAGCTCcgcctggacctgctggaacG GTTTCACACCATGTCCATCATGATCGCCGTGGACATCCTGGGCTGCACGGGCAGCACGGAGGAGCGGGCGGCCCTGCTCCACAAAACCATCCAGCTGGCCGCCGAGCTGAAGAGCACCATGGGGAACATGTTCAGTTTTGCAGCCGTGATGAACGCCCTGGAAATGACACAG ATCACCCGGCTGGAGCAGACCTGGATGGTGCTGCGGCAGCGGCACACAGAGGGTGCGATCCTCTACGAGAAGAAGCTCAAACCATTCCTGAAGAGCCTGAACGAAGGGAAAG AAGGGCCGCCGCTGACCAACACCACCTTTCCCCACGTCATACCCCTCGTGACTCTCCTGGAGCGGGCTGAGGCTCTGACGGACAGCCCTGAGCCCTGGGAGACCACCGACAGCGGCGTGGAGGTGGTCATGGCCCACCTTGAGGCAGCGCGGATGGTGGCCCACCATGGTGGGCTCTACCACACCAATGCCGAGGTGAAGTTACAGG GTTTCCAGGGCAGAGCGGAGCTGCTGGAGGTCTTCAGCACCGAGTTCCAGCTGCGGCTGCTCTGGGGGAGCCgtggggctgagagcagccagGCCGAACGCTACGAGAAGTTTGACAAGGTCCTCACCGCCCTGTCCCACAAGCTGGAGCCCGCGGTGCGCTTCAGCGAACTGTAA